The nucleotide sequence CTACCGGATTTGCCGGTTTTTCCGGGTTTTCAGTGATACTGCCTGTGCCGCCGGCTTGAAGCAATACCTCCGCATCTTTTAGACTCGAGCTTCCTGCCTCGGATTCTGCTCCTTTTTCTTTGAGCAGATGCCAGGATAAAAAAGCCAATAAAATGATCCCTGCGAGGCCGGCAAGCATCCATTCTTTCCTTGATAGTGACATGTTTCAACCTCCAGTCGGTTTTGTTTCACACATAATTGGCAGTCCCTGTTCATAAGCTGTAGGAGAGATGGCGTTTAAAGGAGAGGATGGTATGTTGAAAATCGGTATTATCGGGACCGGGAACATGGGCAGCATTCTGGCCGAAGCAATGATTGAATCGCAAGCCATTCCCCCTTCCCACATCACTGTAACGAACCGGACGCTAAGCAAGGCCCGCTCATTGCAGCGGTCTTTTCCAGATATCAAGGTTGCAGCGAATGCACAGGAAACGGCTCTGAATTGCGACTTCGTTTTCATATGCGTGAAGCCGAAAGACATTTTTCCGCTTCTACAGCAAATCAAGCCAGCTCTTTCGCGGGATTCGTGTCTTGTTTCCATTACAAGCCCGGTGAGCATCGAACAGCTTGAGTCAGCGGTCCCAACGCAGGTAGCCCGCGTAATTCCGAGCATCACCAACAGAGCACTTAGCGGCGTTTCCCTCGTTACATTCGGCCACGAGATGAGAGAGAGCCGCAAACAAGAATTATGGAAAATGCTCGAACAATTTTCCCTGCCGGTTGTGATCCAGGAAGACGTGACACGGGCAGCCTCAGATATTGTGAGCTGCGGGCCCGCATTCATAAGCTATTTGCTGCAGCGGTTCATAGACGCGGGGGTAAAAGAGACAAAAATCACCAGGGAACAGGCTACAACCCTGATGGAACAAATGATGATCGGATTCGGCAAACTGATGGAAAAAGAAATTTTCACCCTCGAAACATTACAGGAGAAAGTATGTGTCAAAGGAGGGGTGACAGGAGAAGGAATCGAAGTACTGAAAGAAGAGGTGGGCCCTGTATTTGAACACTTATTTCAGCGAACTCATGCCAAATACGAACGGGACAAAGAAGAGACCAAATCACAGTTCGGTATATACTGACTTCAACACACATGATCGAAAATCCGCTAATTTCCTAAATCATTTTCGTTATCCGGCCATCTGCACAAAATACAGGCAAAAGAACAGGGCCAGTACTGTTCCTTCGCATAAAGAAATCTCACCGGCCGGCTGTATTTAAATTGGCAGCTGCATTGCAGCACTCCTTTGCTGACAATTTATACTTTCCTATATGGCAAAAAAAGGAACCCGGCGGTACATGTGCCGCTGGGTTCTTCCTGTCAGACGATTGGTTTTTGTGCAGTGAAGAATAACCTTTCGGCCTGTCCAGGCCCGCTGTCCGCCTCCGTTTCAGAAGATATTTCTCCGAACCCTGCTTCTTCAAGCCATTTGACATAATGATCTTCTGGAAAAGTGCGCTGATAATGAATTTCGTCGAACCGTTTATAAAGTCCGGGACTGCCTTTCTGTTTACAGTAAAACGTCAGCTCATGTTCGACACTGTCCGGCTCGTCTCCAGGGAAACTGTTCCAAATATACGAGACTTCTTCATCACTGTCGGCAAACGTCGCATTCATGAAAATGTGATTGATTTTGTAAATGGTATGCACATCAAACATGAGGATGCCGCCTGGTTTGAGGGCTTCAAAAGCATTTATGAATACATTCCGGACAGAACTGCCGTTTTCCAGATAATTCAGGGAATCAATAAAACAGCCAATCATGTCAAAATCCCCGAGTCCCTCAAATGCTGTCATATCCTGTTCATAAAGCGGAAGTGTTATGCCTGCTTCCGCTGCTTTGCGGCTCGCGGCGGCAAGCATTTCCGGAGAAATGTCGAGCCCTTCCACTTCCAGTCCTGATTCGGCAAGGCCGATTGCAAGAGTGCCGGTCCCGCAGGCAAGGTCAAGCATTCGCTTTCCCCCCACTCCGTAATGCCCCGCTGTCTTCAACACAAAATCAACCCACTTCTCATAGGGAACGTCTTCCATCAAGTAATCATAATAGTATGCAAAATGTTCATACGCCATATTCATATTCCTCCATCCTAACACAGCTACTGAAAAAAGGGTCCATCACGAGAATGATGGACCCTGCAATCAGTTTATCATGAAGATATTTCTTCAAGAATGTCGATGCGCCTGGCGTCGCCCCAGAGCCGTTCAAGATTATAATAATTCCGTTCGTCTTTATGGAAAATGTGGACGACAACACCTTTTAGGTCAACCAGAACCCAGCGCCCGGAGTCAAAACCTTCAAGCCGCTCGATTCCGATGCCGTTTTCGCTCGCTGTATCTTTGACTTCTCTCGCAATCGCCTGGACCTGCTTTTCTGAGTTACCGTGGCAAATCAAAAAATAGTCTGCTACGAGGGAAACGCCTTTCATATCAAGGGCAATAATATCTTCCGCCCTTTTATCATCCGCGGCTTTTGCAGCCACATGTAAAACTTCACGTTCTGTCACTATGCATCCCTCCTGCTTCTTTCTGTTTTATTTTTCTTCATTACAAGGTCGTTGTATGCATCAACCGTATCGGGAAAAACCGGCTGGCCTTTACTCATAATAAATTGAATCGTATTTTTAAGCGCCAGGATGACAGCATCATCAAGACTTTGTTCCGCCAGACTCCTCACTTCATTCACACCCGGAAAGCTGCGGCCCGGCTCGATATAATCAGCAAGGAAAATCACTTTATCCAGGGCAGTCATACCGGCTTTCCCTGTCGTATGCCAGCGGATTGCAGACAGGATATCAGCGTCCTCCAGTCCCGTTTCCTCACGGACGAGCACTGCACCGGCAGGAGCATGCCACAGTTCATGGTGGTACTCAAGAAGCCTGTCATCCATTCCGTTTTCCTTAATGATCCGTTTCATTTCTGATTTGTCCCTGAACTTGGCGTAATCATGGAAAATGGCGGCAAGTTCGGCTTCCTTTTCATCTACATCATTACGCCCGGCCAGGCGAACCGCAGTTTCTGCAACGCCAAGTGTATGCCGATAGCGCTTTTCTGTAAGTTGTCCTTTTACGAGATCAAGTGCTTTCTCTTTTTGCATACAGCCCATTCTCCTCGATATATAATCTGACTTCATCGGGCAGGTAATAGCGGACATTGCCGCCTGTTGCAATGCGCTCCCGTAAAAAAGATGATGAAACATCAAACTCGCGTACTTCCACTTCTGCGATGGGATACTCTGTCTCAAGTGAATAACCGGGCCGTTTCACACCTGCGAACGTCACATAGCGAAGAAGATCGTCAATATTTTTCCACTTCGGCAAATATTCGACCATGTCGGACCCGATAATGAAATAAAATACGGCATCCTTTTCCTTGTCAGTGATAAGTCTGATTGTGTCGATCGTATAGCTTGGGCCTGTCCGCCGAAGTTCAACATCATTCAGTTTGAAAGCATCATTTCCAGAAATGGCGCACCTCGTCATTTCGAGACGATCCCCTGCTGTGGAATCACTTTCCTTCTCTTTATGAGGAGGCACATTCGATGGCATGAACCATACTTCATCAAGCGATAATTGATGATAAGCCTCCTGTGCGATTAACAGATGCCCGTAATGGGGAGGATCGAATGTACCGCCGAGAATTCCAATGTTCTTCATGATAATGCTCCTTTGTCTACGGCAGTTCGATTTGCTTTTTGTTTTCCGACTCTTTATATAAAACAATTGTATTTCCGATAACCTGAACAAGTTCGGCAGATGCCCCTTCTGACAGAAGCTCTGCTACTTCTTGTTTATCCTGTTCACAGTTCTGCAAAACACTGACCTTGATCAATTCCCTTGCCTCCAGTGCATCTTTGACCTGCTGGATAAGGTTTTCATTCACTCCGCCTTTTCCGACCTGAAAAATCGGATTCAAATGATGGGCTTTTGAACGCAAAAAACGTTTTTGTTTCCCAGTCAGCATATCTTTTTCCTCCTATATAAGAATGATTTAATTTTGTTCAACCGGTCACGTCGGCCATTTATTGTCCATGGCTGCCATTCATTTCCTCAAGGACGGTCCTTTTCATCGCCTCAAAATCCGGAATCCTGCCTGTCCACCGCTCAAAGGCAAGCGCACCCTGACCAGCAAACATTCCGATCCCGGTATGGATAACAGCCCCTTTTTTGCGGCTTTGCTGCAGAAATTCCGTTTCAAGCGGGTTATAAACAATATCGCTTGCAATTGCGCCCGGCTTTATGTTTTCAACCTTAATCGGGGATTGTTCGATATTCGGCGACATGCCGACGGGTGTCGTATTGACGATAAGGTCATAGTCACCGAGACGCTGCTCCGCTTCAGGCAGGGACAGCACCTTGCAGGCGCCCTGGGACAACGCGCGCACAAGGGCCCGGGCCTTCTCCAGTGACCTGTTGGCAATGTCGACCCGTCCTGCTCCGCCTTCAAGCAGGGTCACAAGCAATGCCCGGGCAGCGCCGCCCGCTCCGATGACGAGGAGCTTCTTCCCTTTCAAGCTGATTCCGGTTTCTTTTTCAAGTGATAAAAGATAGCCTTTACCATCCGTATTATAGCCAACCAGCTTGCCGCTTTCGTTTACCACTGTGTTGACAGCACCGATTCGCATCGCTTCATCTGATACTTCATCCAAATATTCCATGACAGCGACTTTGTGAGGAATCGTGACATTGAAACCTTTAAAGCCCAGGGCCTTCATCCCGCTCACCGCTCCGGAGAGCATTTCGTCCGGCACCTGAAAAGCATGGTAGGAAAAAGGCAGGCCGAGCGATTCGAATTGGACATTATGCATTTGCGGGGATTTTGAATGCGCCACCGGATCCCCGATTAACCCTATCAGTCTTTTCATCTCGATTCCCCCGATCAAATCAGTGACTGGCGGATTGATACAGTTACCCCTTTAGGTGCGTATGCCGCTATTTTGATGCCCGGATCATTGACTGTCACCCAACCGAGACCTGAAAATACGATGTCTGTCTTCCCTTCCCGGATGGAAAATTCGTGTTTCACCAGCTCCGGAAGTTCCGCGGTTCCTTCGCTCCTCGGGGGGCTTAACAGTTCGCCAGCATGTTCACGGTACAAATCATCGGCCTTTTCCAGTTTTGTCCGATGGATGTTCAGCTCATTAGACAGATACACCGTGAATGAAGACCTGTCCCCTTTGACGAAATCAAAGCGGGCCAGTCCGCCAAAAAAGAGGGTCTGCCCATCATTAAGCTGGTAAATCCGGGGTTTAATCTCTTTCTTGGGCGTGATTGTTTTCAAGTCTTTATCATCAACATAGTGCGCCATCTGGTGATGATTGATAATACCCGGCGTATCGTAAAGCGACGTGCCGTCGTCAAGCGGTATTCCGATCAGACCGAGCGTCGTTCCCGGAAAGTGTGATGTCGTAATGACATCTTCATTTTCACCCGTGTACATTTTGATGATTCGGTTGATGAATGTGGACTTGCCCACATTTGTGCTCCCAACGATATAGACATCGCGGCCATCCCTGTAATGCTCGATCGCCTCGGCGGCTTTTTCGATGCCATGCCCTTTCTCTGCGCTGATCAGATGGATATCAACCGGCTTTAGACCGAGTTCCTTCGCCAGACGCTCCATCCAGTTAATGAGTTTATTCCGCTTTACGGATTTAGGGAGCAGGTCGGCTTTATTGCCGATCAATAAAACCGGGTTTCCGCCGGCAAACCTGTGCAGGCCCGGCAGCCAGCTGCCGTTGAAATCAAAAATATCGACAAGCTTCACAATCAAGGCATCCGTTTGGCCAAGCCCGTTTAAAATTTTCAGGAAATCATCATCAGTAAGAGGAACATCCTGGATTTCATTATAATGCTTGAGCCTGAAGCAGCGCTGGCAAATCACCTGCTCCCGTTCAAGGGCTGAAGGCGGGGCATAGCCAGGCGCTTTTTTGTCTTCCGTCTGAATGGCGATACCACATCCGATACATGTCTCTTGCTCGTGTTCAGTCACTTTTTTTCCTCCCAATAAATCATTCCTTTTTTCCTCATCCATGACAAAATGGTACTTTCAACTTTACGGTTGAATTTCGTAAAAAAGCCATCCGACTGCGCAACGGGTACAACAAGGATGGAATGAAGGCCGATACTGTTGGCACCGAGGACATCAGTAAGCAGCTGGTCGCCGATGACGACAACTTCATCTTTTGAAAGCTTCATATCTTTCAGGGCCTGATTAAAAGCCTTGCTCATAGGTTTCTGAGCTCTATAGATAAAAGGGAGGCCGAGCGGTTCAGAAAACGCGGTGACCCTTTGTTTATCATTGTTTGAAATGATTGTCACAACAATCCCGTTTTCTTCGAGTGTTTTGAACCACCTGATCAGTTCGGGGGTTGCATAGGGCTCGTCCCATGCGACCAGGGTATTGTCAAGATCGGTAATGACTCCTTTGACCCCCCGCTCCTTCAGTTTAGCCGGGGTGATTTCATATACAGAACGAACATGCTCGTTCGGCAAAAATTTAGTAAGCAACCTATAACACCTCATCAATGCGTTTATTCACAGCTTTTTATCTTACTTATCATATCGAAATAAACACACACTTTCAAAACAAACTTGCTTAATATCCCCCTGTCCTTTTTTTCAAAATGATCAGAAAATATTTCGACAAAATTCCTCGACACGTTTCTGTGAATAACTTTATTCACATTATCCCATATGGTATATAAGGAATTCCGATGTTTGTGCACAAGTTAACCACAGGTTATCCACCGCTGCTTGTGGATAATAGGAACGATTGTTCTCTTTCGGCTTTCATGATACAGTAAAACTAGCTCATACATAACCTATAATCTTATGTCTGGATAAATGAAACATTCCTATAACTTGCCAAGGAGGTGAAGCCATACGGCGTTCCGATGAAAAACCTATCTGATGACCTGCTGATCGAATCTTACCTGAAAGCCGTTGAGCTTCAATTGAGCCGTGATTTCATTTCTTTGATCAAGTCCGAAATAGACAGAAGAGCGTTGACAAGCCGAATCCGAGTCTCATCCTAAAATCAACTATAATAAGCAGCCCTGTTTCCGTAAAGGCATACGGTAAACAGGGCTTTTTCTTTACATTTGGCTTCCCTGCATGGATTGAAAGAGATCCTGCAGGGAAGGTGCTGACCTGATATCCGTAGTAAAAGAGTTGATATCCTTGTTAACGGGTAACCCGTCTTTATAACAACAAGACCAAATGGACAGCAACGTTTAACTTCAGCCGCCTATACTGCAGTATAGACGTTTACGGCCTCCCAAACATTCAATTTTGTTTCCGAGGGAACCTGGAAATTCCCTGTCTCTTTACTGTAAAAGCCAGCAGAAAAATCAAACATTTGCTGCTATTGGCCGAAAAGTTCTCCTGCCGGACTGTTTTTTTCGGCGGCCTTTTCAAGAAATGACTTCCATGTTTCCATCCATTCCTCATCAATAAGGCCGCCATTCTTTTTTTTCCACAGCCGTTTCGCTGTTCTGTACATGCCGGGATCGGTTATGACTTTGACTGTCGGCGTATTTTCAAGAAGCGGTTTTATATCATTTATGAGCGCATTTTCGTTTTTCCGCAAATAGGGGGCCGGTCTGACAGCAATAATATGTTCATTGTTATGGGTAAGGACCACCGCTTCCCGCACACCTTCCAGGCTGGAGATCTTTGCTGTCATTTTCTTTACGATATCAGCAGAGGTTGCAGCACCTATTTCATTCAGATTGGTATGGGCCCGGTAATACTCCCTCGGGGTAAACGGCTCAACATTTCCTTTTTCATATACCGATACCCCGTCTGTGCAGCCTGTCAAAACAGTTGCAAGAGCTATGGATAAAATGCATGATTTTCCATTCATTTTTCTAGCACCTCCGCTAACAGTTTGCCACTCTCTTCCAGACGCTATGCACTGTCCGGCTTTTTTAACATTTGAAGTTGAACATGGGGGCAATAAACGTTTACAATTAGGAAGGACTCGTTTTACCGCACTAAATCAAGTTTGTTTATATTGAAGGAAAATTGCTATCCAAGGAGGAAAAATCTTTCATGCTTCACATCGCTGTTCTTTTGCCGCTGCTGTTTGCCGTTTTTGTTCCGGCTATTTACAGAAACGTTAAACGGCTGCACACAGGATGGTTTGTCCTTGCTATACCTGTCATCCTGTTTGCCTATCTGATCACATACTTGCCTAAAGTGTGGGAAAAGCCGCTGCTGTTCCAGCAGGAATGGATACCCTCGCTTGGTATTAACTACAATTTATATGTGGACGGGCTCAGCCTTCTGTTCGGGCTCCTCATAACCGGAATCGGCTCGCTCGTCGTTCTTTACTCCGTGTATTACCTTGACGAAAAAGAAAAGCTTGGGCATTTTTATGTATACCTGCTTTTGTTCATGACCGCCATGCTTGGGGTCGTCTTTTCTGACAACCTGTTCGTCCTTTATACGTTCTGGGAATTCACCAGCCTGTCTTCCTTCCTGTTGATCGGTTACTGGAATCATCGGGAGAGATCCAGGTATGGTGCGCAAAAATCCCTTGTCATCACTGTCCTGGGCGGCCTGGCGCTGCTCGGGGGCTTCATCCTGCTTGCTGTCATGGCTGACAGCACGAGTATCCGCGGCATCATCGCGAATAAGGATGCAGTATTGGCGAGCCCGTACTTTACGGCAGCTCTGATGCTTGTACTGACAGGCGCATTCGCAAAATCAGCCCAGTTCCCGTTCCATACATGGCTGCCGGATGCTATGGAAGCCCCTACCCCTGTCAGTGCTTACCTGCACTCGGCGACGATGGTTAAGGCTGGCATTTATCTGGTTGCGCGGATTTCACTGATTTTTGCCGGAACCGACTTGTTTTTCATCCTCGTATCCGGATTCGGATTGCTGACACTGATCTGGGGTTCTTACATGGCCGTCAGACAAACGGATTTGAAAGCCATTTTGGCTTATTCGACAATCAGCCAGCTTGGCATGATCATGTCGATGCTCGGTTTCGGAACCGGTACGGCAGTACTTGCCGCCATCTTCCACATTTTCAACCATGCGACCTTTAAAGGGAGCCTGTTCATGGTGGCGGGCATCGTTGACCATGAAACCGGGACACGTGATATCCGCCGCCTCGGCGGGCTCATGACATTCATGCCGATTACGGCGACACTCGCTTTTTTTGGCACGTTTTCGATGGCGGGCGTACCGCTTCCTGTATTTAATGGCTTTCTAAGTAAAGAGATGTTCTTCGATGCCTCGCTGGAAGTCGGTCATGGTGCAGGTTCTGCACTTGTTCACAGCCTTGCGCCGGTTATTCCGTACCTTGCCGTATTCGGAAGCATCTTTACATTCGTA is from Bacillus marinisedimentorum and encodes:
- the comER gene encoding late competence protein ComER translates to MKIGIIGTGNMGSILAEAMIESQAIPPSHITVTNRTLSKARSLQRSFPDIKVAANAQETALNCDFVFICVKPKDIFPLLQQIKPALSRDSCLVSITSPVSIEQLESAVPTQVARVIPSITNRALSGVSLVTFGHEMRESRKQELWKMLEQFSLPVVIQEDVTRAASDIVSCGPAFISYLLQRFIDAGVKETKITREQATTLMEQMMIGFGKLMEKEIFTLETLQEKVCVKGGVTGEGIEVLKEEVGPVFEHLFQRTHAKYERDKEETKSQFGIY
- a CDS encoding class I SAM-dependent DNA methyltransferase, giving the protein MNMAYEHFAYYYDYLMEDVPYEKWVDFVLKTAGHYGVGGKRMLDLACGTGTLAIGLAESGLEVEGLDISPEMLAAASRKAAEAGITLPLYEQDMTAFEGLGDFDMIGCFIDSLNYLENGSSVRNVFINAFEALKPGGILMFDVHTIYKINHIFMNATFADSDEEVSYIWNSFPGDEPDSVEHELTFYCKQKGSPGLYKRFDEIHYQRTFPEDHYVKWLEEAGFGEISSETEADSGPGQAERLFFTAQKPIV
- the rsfS gene encoding ribosome silencing factor — its product is MTEREVLHVAAKAADDKRAEDIIALDMKGVSLVADYFLICHGNSEKQVQAIAREVKDTASENGIGIERLEGFDSGRWVLVDLKGVVVHIFHKDERNYYNLERLWGDARRIDILEEISS
- the yqeK gene encoding bis(5'-nucleosyl)-tetraphosphatase (symmetrical) YqeK; translated protein: MQKEKALDLVKGQLTEKRYRHTLGVAETAVRLAGRNDVDEKEAELAAIFHDYAKFRDKSEMKRIIKENGMDDRLLEYHHELWHAPAGAVLVREETGLEDADILSAIRWHTTGKAGMTALDKVIFLADYIEPGRSFPGVNEVRSLAEQSLDDAVILALKNTIQFIMSKGQPVFPDTVDAYNDLVMKKNKTERSRRDA
- a CDS encoding nicotinate-nucleotide adenylyltransferase encodes the protein MKNIGILGGTFDPPHYGHLLIAQEAYHQLSLDEVWFMPSNVPPHKEKESDSTAGDRLEMTRCAISGNDAFKLNDVELRRTGPSYTIDTIRLITDKEKDAVFYFIIGSDMVEYLPKWKNIDDLLRYVTFAGVKRPGYSLETEYPIAEVEVREFDVSSSFLRERIATGGNVRYYLPDEVRLYIEENGLYAKREST
- the yhbY gene encoding ribosome assembly RNA-binding protein YhbY: MLTGKQKRFLRSKAHHLNPIFQVGKGGVNENLIQQVKDALEARELIKVSVLQNCEQDKQEVAELLSEGASAELVQVIGNTIVLYKESENKKQIELP
- the aroE gene encoding shikimate dehydrogenase; this encodes MKRLIGLIGDPVAHSKSPQMHNVQFESLGLPFSYHAFQVPDEMLSGAVSGMKALGFKGFNVTIPHKVAVMEYLDEVSDEAMRIGAVNTVVNESGKLVGYNTDGKGYLLSLEKETGISLKGKKLLVIGAGGAARALLVTLLEGGAGRVDIANRSLEKARALVRALSQGACKVLSLPEAEQRLGDYDLIVNTTPVGMSPNIEQSPIKVENIKPGAIASDIVYNPLETEFLQQSRKKGAVIHTGIGMFAGQGALAFERWTGRIPDFEAMKRTVLEEMNGSHGQ
- the yqeH gene encoding ribosome biogenesis GTPase YqeH — protein: MDEEKRNDLLGGKKVTEHEQETCIGCGIAIQTEDKKAPGYAPPSALEREQVICQRCFRLKHYNEIQDVPLTDDDFLKILNGLGQTDALIVKLVDIFDFNGSWLPGLHRFAGGNPVLLIGNKADLLPKSVKRNKLINWMERLAKELGLKPVDIHLISAEKGHGIEKAAEAIEHYRDGRDVYIVGSTNVGKSTFINRIIKMYTGENEDVITTSHFPGTTLGLIGIPLDDGTSLYDTPGIINHHQMAHYVDDKDLKTITPKKEIKPRIYQLNDGQTLFFGGLARFDFVKGDRSSFTVYLSNELNIHRTKLEKADDLYREHAGELLSPPRSEGTAELPELVKHEFSIREGKTDIVFSGLGWVTVNDPGIKIAAYAPKGVTVSIRQSLI
- a CDS encoding YqeG family HAD IIIA-type phosphatase: MLTKFLPNEHVRSVYEITPAKLKERGVKGVITDLDNTLVAWDEPYATPELIRWFKTLEENGIVVTIISNNDKQRVTAFSEPLGLPFIYRAQKPMSKAFNQALKDMKLSKDEVVVIGDQLLTDVLGANSIGLHSILVVPVAQSDGFFTKFNRKVESTILSWMRKKGMIYWEEKK
- a CDS encoding sporulation histidine kinase inhibitor Sda translates to MKNLSDDLLIESYLKAVELQLSRDFISLIKSEIDRRALTSRIRVSS
- a CDS encoding YhcN/YlaJ family sporulation lipoprotein, with amino-acid sequence MNGKSCILSIALATVLTGCTDGVSVYEKGNVEPFTPREYYRAHTNLNEIGAATSADIVKKMTAKISSLEGVREAVVLTHNNEHIIAVRPAPYLRKNENALINDIKPLLENTPTVKVITDPGMYRTAKRLWKKKNGGLIDEEWMETWKSFLEKAAEKNSPAGELFGQ
- a CDS encoding Na+/H+ antiporter subunit A, coding for MLHIAVLLPLLFAVFVPAIYRNVKRLHTGWFVLAIPVILFAYLITYLPKVWEKPLLFQQEWIPSLGINYNLYVDGLSLLFGLLITGIGSLVVLYSVYYLDEKEKLGHFYVYLLLFMTAMLGVVFSDNLFVLYTFWEFTSLSSFLLIGYWNHRERSRYGAQKSLVITVLGGLALLGGFILLAVMADSTSIRGIIANKDAVLASPYFTAALMLVLTGAFAKSAQFPFHTWLPDAMEAPTPVSAYLHSATMVKAGIYLVARISLIFAGTDLFFILVSGFGLLTLIWGSYMAVRQTDLKAILAYSTISQLGMIMSMLGFGTGTAVLAAIFHIFNHATFKGSLFMVAGIVDHETGTRDIRRLGGLMTFMPITATLAFFGTFSMAGVPLPVFNGFLSKEMFFDASLEVGHGAGSALVHSLAPVIPYLAVFGSIFTFVYSMLLFFGTFRGEAKLDQLEKSPHEPPLGMLISPIVLVTFVILIGIMPNLINEPLLAPAVAAVTGEIPHTHLAFWHGFNTPLYMSLTVLALGTLLYLSREKWAPLYNALPGRWSASKVYDSLLGGLFTGSRKLTGTYMTGSLYLYMAIILSFSAGLLAFTMWVTGGFSISFDDLAPVSWPQVLVGIVMIIAAVGTIVTTNRIAAILILGIVGYGLSLLFVFFRAPDLALTQLIVETVSVALFLLAFYHLPNLEKTNEKPGRKLLNAIIAISMGTMVTLVAIASHSTKMFDSIAEYFVETSVTLGGGHNIVNVILVDMRGLDTMLEITVLGLAALGIYGMIKLRGKGEEG